taacatatttttgataGTATCTTTAGGTACATGTATTGTGCCTACCaaattacctataggtagttattttgttaaaataaaccaGATTGTAACACAttctatttgtaataatttaatttaaaatactaggAAGGTACTCcagtacctatctaaaataatataaaagtcaatccaaacttttattttatttgttgttattgtattaaCGACTTGTAGGTATGTCTAAACATGTAGCATgcataaaattacaaaactttAAACTAAACTAGCCTTAACTAGGTTGGTAGGTccctatgaaaattaaatttttcaagatAAGGTAATATAGGGTTACCATAACTTCATCAAGTAAATCCGAGAcagagccaaaaaaaaaaataaaaattatattgagttatattaggtacccatgtataaaaaatagtgtaacggaacattattttatacacccATTTTACCatgcaaaaattataaaaatattgttggaaattgtatttattcttcaacaaattataaattataaaattaatactttttttagttatcaaaaatattatgtatcaaattAATTTCTAGGTACctcttattataaaaatataagtttcagAAAACTTATCACTTTTAAGTGCCATaatgactaaaattaaaatattgaaaacttagAATACCCTACAATTATAGAGTATtactgatataggtacctatgtacttaaAGTGTTACCTActgatataacaaattatagtcTAATAATCATTAGTCTGTAATATCTGTGTCaaatttcagtaaaatataaaattaaaacatgtaaACTGGTCAGTAACAGTATATTCagtacattaattttgttttcacaaTCTAGATTTTAAGGAAGTAAGAgagtcattaattattaagttcaaTTGTTCTGTTTACAGCATACAAAACTACAATTATACTCCTGGATGGTAAACGAGTAAAATTGCAACTGTGGGATGCATCAGGTCAAGGGCGTTTATGCACAATAATCAGATCTTATTCAAGAGGAGCACAAGGTGTTTTGTTGGTTTATGACATAACTAATAAATGGTCATTTGATGGGTTAGACAGATGGTTAAAAGAAGTTGAAGAGGTAtgtatggtaatttatttttaataaatgcctacctatttaaaatgttataatcaaaaactaagaaatgtagtaggtaataattcggtaataactaataataaatcataactcaaaattgtatttatttacatgtACCTAATCTCCtaacattttttgaatcataatattgtcgtaagataatattaaaatgtaatagttataGATAGGGCCATTCAGAGGAAGGGGGAAATGGTGCCATTTATCCCTTCTAggagctttaaaaaaaaaactcctgATGAACTTGTGTGTTATACAGATGATACTACATGTAATTAGGATTACTCGCTATTACAAATTCTttacgatatatttattatttcacactCTTAAATTTGCTTCAAGTGCATAGCCGCATAGGTAACTTCTGGGGCTGCCTAGACATTTTTCGGGGGAGGATCAATATTTTTACCAGCATGTATTTCCAAACAGcaccaattattaatattttattttgtatttacacattaaaatattggttttgattaggtacttacctaggtatattattattttgaattagtataataaacattttttcatttaaatttaataaagatagtacctattaacctaactatacatttatattaatttattttcactataatttgaaaaaatgttttcaaatacaaatatttttatttttatacttaaactaTTTGTATAGTTTGATTAACCTTATaagatttacaataaaaagtatctttgaaaaatgtatacttataatcTACATACATCTGGATATGACATGCAGCAAAAATTTCCAATACCAACCATATCCAAAGAATGCAGTCGAAAATCCTTCATACCATTTCAAAAGCTCCATTTGATGTATCAAATAAATCCCTCCActctgatttaaaaatatctagtcACAGAATTAGCCTAACTACTTTGCAAACGCTTCAATAACTGATTATATTGTCATCCCAATTCACTTATTTCTCTACTCAATCCATATCCATACCTGGTAATCTCCAAAAGAGATTACAAATACAGCGGTGTTGTAACCTGCTTACAtgagtatataattaattaggtattatgtagaaaaaaaaatgtaaatggaaGCGCCTATGAGTTTTCCATAATTATCTATTGACAAAGTACCTCCTCTGGGAGGTCTCTTACTCTGTGTTTCCtgtgtgtattaatattattaccaattaaGGTTATTGTTCTACTATTGTACACAACAGATTGCCTAATAAATattaggattaaaaaaaataaaatatttagtatattagaTCATGTaccatataaacatttaattatgcatttaaatatttttgaatacctataataaaaaaaaaaaaacatgtttatctcatttaatatacctatataataactcTATAAGCAATAGTGTAACAACaaattgcatttattaaatCTTTCACTTATCTAATTAAAGTACAATCACAGTCATAATTAACTATGTTTAAAAAGGTGTATaagtaacattaattaaaatatgataagacTCGCCTAGTATTGGAATTAGTTTTCtcgtaggtatttttaaaaaacattatagtattattaataataactagaactaaataaattatataatatattaacatacataATTGAACTTTTGATGCTAGTAACTTGGAAATGAATACTATCAAGATAAACTGAAAAATCATCTACAATaacaatttagaatttaaagtgATTCatacatatgtaatataatacaatattaagtgCCGAGTTAACAAATAAAGtagattatagaatattttttattagcttctAGTATCAAGACTATGATAGTTCAACGATAATGTGTATACAAACAAAAAGTTATTACAGCTTAagagttaaatgtaaaatatagctCAACAATAGCTTACAgggtaaagataataatataatacataatacataatacataataatgatgatgagtCTAAGTTATAAtgagatagataataatattatcaaacaatattggcataaacaatttaaatcaaatactagattatatacttaattgttactatacagtatacctacattcaatgaaatttacaattttaataatttttcatttgtatagCATGCACCTGGAGTTCCAAAAGTCTTAGTTGGCAATCGCTTGCATTTGGCATTTAAAAGACAAGTCAGTGTCAAAGAAGCAGAATCCTATGCCTCAAAACATCATATGACTTTGTTTGAAGTCAGTCCACTTTGTGACTTCAACATCAGAGAAAGTTTTAGTGAATTAGCAAGGCGAGCATTACATAGAAATGGAATGGAAAGACTTTTGCGATCAAACAaaggtatattttgttttaatattgaaaatactatGTATCAAAATTGTGTTATGTTTATGTTactaatttttctttgttttaacTTTAGTGTTAAGCCTCCAAGAGTTATGTTGCCGTGCTATTGTAGCAAGGACTACCCAGTATGGTATAAACCAGTTGCCTCTACCTGTAACAATTAAGTCACACTTAAAGTCATATGCATTGACTAGTTTCTCAACTTTATCTATGTCATTACCACGTAATTCGGcgtccaaaaaaattaaattgcctTCCAACAATACGGGTGTATCACGACAACATGGTCACCCTGCACATTCTCTATCGCATCAtcatcatttgaaaaatacaccATTGAGCATTTCAACATCGTACATTACAAGGAACTCTTGTACAATATCATAACATTAGTAATACGCCCACTGATatgagtttattttaaaatgtttagtaagtgtatattttatgttaaacaatgcatagtatgtaattttttatttgatctgtattaagacaattattttttttgatccGAAAGTAAGTTAACATATCTAAAAAGATAAATTGTGTAAATtggtatgttattttattgattattactcggaagcaataatattgtaaagctGTGTGGTTGTTTATAACCTCTTGTTTATTAGAGGTACTTTAATCATCGGATGGCTGTATTTATCAGTGAACATGTGTAAATAACAAAAGTATGTAACTCGCATCTttagtcattttatttttgcatttgtgaattctaactatttttttcttttgtaactGTTTtcgatgattttttattattactattattttatatgattatttttattattgtttatgaaaaattatgacaacaattattttaatacttttaacattGATAAATAAACGTTGAAGTCATCattcctataatatttaattcattattgttaacattattttcatatttacaatttacctaTAACTTTTATACTATCTTGTAAAATAGTACTAATTAAAATTGTGCAAAATTTGAAGGCCACACTTTAATAATTAGTACCgtaatatatctaaaaataaaatgtcaaaaacagaaaaatgcactctaattaaatatttctaaacaataaaaaaatatcttattaccAGTATAAAGCATTAAAACACTAATTCTAGTctttctatttaaatttaatttacataaattaggACTGTtgatatatttcatttaaacttTGGCTATTTCACAGTAAGTAAATAAGTGTATGAAGTAAATTTATCCAAAAATAAAAGCAcacaatttctttaaaataactagaaattaaaaatataactaaaactacaaattattttttattattttaaatgtatgactACTGactagatatattttaatatgatgtagtcataatatataatgcaaataacaaattacaaattgttggttaattttaattgattatgaaTATTGAAGAAACTATGTATTCTCACCACTATAATAAtgcctgtatatattatatttggctacttaatatgatacatttacgtacaattataaaagtaatcAATCTAATAATAAGGTTTATatatatgacaattttttttgtataatttccaCTTTGAAAAATCTGGGAAGTTGCTCTACTGTATAGTAGATACAGGTGTCTTCATAGAGTAGGGCATTTTGGATATTTcagattattttgaatttaatgataaatcataccTATTTTTTAGTATTAGTGCAAAATATagatacgaaaaacgattgagCGGAGACTATGTGTCACATAAGCCTCTTGtttctaaagatattttataataatttaaaattataatattatatgcccataattattaaattctgagCTGAGCaatgaatgcattgattttacaatggtgtgtgttattttagttatttttctgtacttaatttaaaaatattcgtgAGTACACGAAACCATGAAAgagtatattatcttatattatatacctacacgtcaatgacattttaaaatttaatttttttgcaaaaatgtatttaacctactgttttactaatgtctaatagtaaaataaattacttaaatcacaataattatatcatcaaatatacttagtatttactatttagtaatattataggctgacagatcGTGTTGATTTAGAATCGATTTTTTGTAtactatgattttatatttatataattattgaattcaaatttaacaccataaaTTACAGTAACCCTATTGTATTCTACTGGACTCCGACTTCCACTTAGGTAtccgcttttttatttttatttcgttacccagtagtaagtaggtactgtcTTCTTCGatagttacaaaataataaataacaataattacttccgtaattttttatttacctactataataattaataacaactctatagttttgttttcaaagtaataataacaaatttataaataacaattttctttttaattcatGTTCCCACCTACCTTaagaaatcaaataaatatatatcctagttatataatatattatatcctatcctagtttaaaattatttaaagctaAGCCAAAAATTAAGCAATACTTTGTCAATTgagtagtttaaattttaatacggatatgagcgtaggtacctatatcgtataatattatgtattatgcgaACTTACGAGATATGCGGTTTACCACGGTCGTTCGTTAATGGTTCCCCTCGCGATTAAAGCCTGACCCCTCTCCCCTCCACTATCCTGCCATACTTTCAGCCGTGACTTAAGTCCGCATTCGTGTACACGcgtacatgtataatgtatataggtatagatatgcgtgtatactattatttaataaattatataattatatatatttccccCAAATTCCCATGCAATACCAAACGCGCTCGCATGCACACTAAAAACGACCCTTTTCGTATAACGTTGTTAcccaagtaggtatattataaacagcTAGCGATGGtggtcaaacatttttaacacgTCAAAGGTGTGGTTTTCTTTTTGAAAcgtgttgtatatatatttgatatgatatgcataaaagtaaatatagtgagatttggggggaggggggtgccTGAAGCCCTATATGAAATAAGCCTTATGGACAATTaagaaatgtttgggagggggcATAGTTGCAACTAGGGTTGAAATTATGAGGGGGCCACCTTAAAATAATCCATAGATGGCttgtatctaaatcaataaaagatatttttttttttttggggggggggaggggagcTAAATCTTAGTCAGGGGTGCAGTCATAGTCTGATGTTttgctatttaaataaatttaagtattataagcGAACGATCTTACTGGGTCGTGGTCGATCTGGCAGATATACTTTTATTCCGCGGGTATATACgtcatataaacatataatatgatattattaaattatttttctattgaagTGTAGcaaatattgtagttattttaatcaagtaggttgtaggttaggtatctatactaactacatactattattatgttcattgttcataatatataggtaggtataggtacctacctactacaatTACCAAACATGTTAGGTTACCGTTTGAACGATATTATAtcagtattatatagtatcataaatataatatataaatattatattatatagggcaTTGCTATTTTAGTACTTATCCATAtaaagttaggtatatatttagtgTAAGTACTGTAACCATAAACTGCAGTAGCCGGCCGACTctcttgtaatattttacaacctaaacttaaaacttttttttcatttgtgaaCGTCACGCTCAGCCTTAACAATATCTTacgcaatatataataaaccattTAACCATATGTTATACGAGTActtatatgcctatatattacattatagtaggacagtaagtacttatatatgcTTATTATTCGTATTCCGTGCGCgtgagtaaacatttttaatttaattaaaaatattaattatgttcatttaatttctaaggaatattaaatataatatagcatacaggtacatacaaatatgtatgtgtggttggtattttaatttttaagtattattgcGTCGAGTGTTACTGCTGGGTAGGTAGCTAATCCCCTCACGCTGTTACAGTCATTGTAAATTCCGCCCATATgatcattgtaaataatattacatattgtattccTACTTATCttctaataaatgttttaaaaaaaagtattattaacgTACATTTTCATCtcaacttatcagttatcattaaataggtatctatacataatttacataataatatgtatgctctacgccatttttttttaccatccaCCCCCTCATCGCACAACCCAAAAAAGATTTACAAaccatatatacctaaatagaaaattgaaatatattt
This portion of the Acyrthosiphon pisum isolate AL4f chromosome A1, pea_aphid_22Mar2018_4r6ur, whole genome shotgun sequence genome encodes:
- the LOC100163152 gene encoding ras-related protein Rab-40C → MSLDTDGCPQQKEYDYLLKFLLVGDSDVGKQEMLNDLEDGSSESPYCSGSAYKTTIILLDGKRVKLQLWDASGQGRLCTIIRSYSRGAQGVLLVYDITNKWSFDGLDRWLKEVEEHAPGVPKVLVGNRLHLAFKRQVSVKEAESYASKHHMTLFEVSPLCDFNIRESFSELARRALHRNGMERLLRSNKVLSLQELCCRAIVARTTQYGINQLPLPVTIKSHLKSYALTSFSTLSMSLPRNSASKKIKLPSNNTGVSRQHGHPAHSLSHHHHLKNTPLSISTSYITRNSCTIS